One segment of Thermosipho atlanticus DSM 15807 DNA contains the following:
- a CDS encoding GatB/YqeY domain-containing protein codes for MLKETIMKDLKNAMKERNEIKIRTLRLLNSAIKNFEVEKMNSATDEEIGRLVLKEIKKRQESIQAYKAAGREDLAAEEEKELEILKKYAPKMLSEDEIKNIVKEIIKELNATQKDFGKVMKEAMAKLKGKAEGSVVSKVVKDILS; via the coding sequence ATGCTTAAAGAAACAATTATGAAAGATTTAAAAAACGCTATGAAAGAACGAAATGAAATAAAGATAAGGACTTTGAGACTTTTAAATTCGGCAATAAAAAATTTTGAAGTTGAAAAAATGAACAGTGCTACTGACGAAGAAATTGGAAGATTAGTACTCAAAGAGATTAAAAAACGCCAAGAATCAATTCAAGCATACAAAGCTGCTGGAAGAGAAGATTTAGCAGCTGAGGAAGAAAAAGAACTTGAAATTCTAAAAAAATATGCGCCAAAAATGCTTTCTGAAGACGAAATTAAGAATATAGTTAAAGAAATCATAAAGGAACTCAACGCAACTCAAAAAGATTTTGGTAAAGTAATGAAAGAAGCAATGGCGAAATTAAAAGGAAAAGCCGAAGGTTCGGTTGTAAGCAAGGTGGTGAAGGATATTCTCTCGTGA